The following nucleotide sequence is from Salvelinus namaycush isolate Seneca chromosome 23, SaNama_1.0, whole genome shotgun sequence.
GATATGTATAGACAGTAATCTGTACTGGGTGATATGTATAGACAGTAAACTGTACTGGGTGATATGTATAGACAGTAATCTGTACTGGGTGATATGTATAGACAGTAATCTGTACTGGGTGACATGTATAGACAGTAATCTGTACTGGGTGATATGTATAGACAGTAATCTGTACTGGGTGATATGTATAGACAGTAATCTGTACTGGGTGATATGTATAGACAGGTAAGTTACAGGTGCAGTAAGCTGTACTGGGTGACATGTATAGACAGTAAACTGTACTGGGTGATATGTATAGACATGTCAGGTAAGTTACAGGTGCAGTAAGCTGTACTGGGTGATATGTATAGACAGGTAAGTTACAGGTGCAGCTGTATCGTAGGTACCTTAGCAGTGAGCAGCAGGCTACAGAAGGTGAACACGGCAGGCATCATGTAAAGGTAAGTCAGGTGCAGTAAGCTGTCGGTACCTTAGCAGTGAGCAGCAGGCTACAGAAGGTGAACACGGCAGGCATCATGTAAAGGTAAGTCAGGTGCAGTAAGCTGTCGGTACCTTAGCAGTGAGCAGCAGGCTACAGAAGGTGAACACGGCAGGCATCATGTAAAGGTAAGTCAGGTGCAGTAAGCTGTCGGTACCTTAGCAGTGAGCAGCAGGCTACAGAAGGTGAACACGGCAGGCATCATGTAAAGGTAAGTCAGGTGCAGTAAGCTGTCGGTACCTTAGCAGTGAGCAGCAGGCTACAGAAGGTGAACACGGCAGGCATCATGTAAAGGTAAGTCAGGTGCAGTAAGCTGTCGGTACCTTAGCAGTGAGCAGCAGGCTACAGAAGGTGAACACGGCAGGCATCATGTAAAGGTAAGTCAGGTGCAGTAAGCTGTCGGTACCTTAGCAGTGAGCAGCAGGCTACAGAAGGTGAACACGGCAGGCATCATGTAAAGGTAAGTCAGGTGCAGTAAGCTGTCGGTACCTTAGCAGTGAGCAGCAGGCTACAGAAGGTGAACACGGCAGGCATCATGTAAAGGTAAGTCAGGTGCAGTAAGCTGTAGGTACCTTAGCAGTGAGCAGCAGGCTACAGAAGGTGAACACGGCAGGCATCTTGATGATGGAAACCAGCAGTTTGTATGTTTCCATGACGCTCTGCGTCTCCTCCCGGACCTTCTTCCTCCCGTGCTGTCCCCTGGCGTTCTCCTTCTTCAGAACGGCCACCAGCGTGGTCGACACCAGGAACACCACGCCCCAGAAAAACAGGAAGTCTGCGCCAAGGGAGCCAATCACAGACAACGACAATGTTAGAGTGGTTACAACAGCAAAGCAGTGCAATGATGGTCAAGGTTTATTCACGCATCTTCTATAGCATGTTACTTGTCTGTTGACTGGCAAAACCGTACGGAAAAACATCAGCCAAAAGTTCACTCCAAAACAAGAGTTTATTTTCTCTCACTTCAGCTCAAAATCACAAATATCTGTGCTCTGATCAAATTTACCCAGATAATAAAAAGTTGCTTGGCCTCAAAATTGCCAGTGTATCGATGTTCTAAAATGCAAGGAAATGCACATGCCTGGTACGTGTTATACGTAACTATGCTTATCAAGAGATTACAAGGAAACAAAAATGTCCTACAATTCTGATACCATCGTCTTTAGTACCTATTGTTTACTCAGGGCAAGATGATCGAATGCAAAACCTGGCCAACGGACATTCCATCTTCAGCAAGGAAGGGTTCATAAAGCTTTGCATGTCTGTAATTGTATTTAATGCCAGTCGACCGTAGCAAGACTAAACTAAATATCTGGATTAACGTTCTTCCTCCTGCTTCATAGATGacattgatctctgccttctcaTCTTTGTCTCTCCCTCATTCTGTACCTGACAGTGTCACGATGCCAGTCTCTTTAGGCTCTGCTCTCAGGTATTTGTTGCAGAAGTCAGCTGACTCCAGGGCCAGGAAGAGCACGTTGCCTAGGAAGTAGCCAGCAGTCTGTCCCACAGAGTTACAGGTGGAGGCGTAGCCCACGTTCTCCCTAGACAGCATGGTCAGAGCCCAGCCATCCACTGCTATGTCCTGGGATCAGGGATGGGAATATAACAGAGTTATGTATCACAATAActtttgagagtgtgtgtgtgtgtgtgtgtgtgtgtgtgtgtgtgtgtgtgtgtgtgtgtgtgtgttacctgggtGGCTGCCAGAAAGGCCAGCATGAAGAACACCGCCGTCAGGGTCATCACATCGGGGCCCTGTCCCTCATCACTTTCCAGCAGCGTATCCACGGTAACCGACAGGTACAGCATGAAGAGACCCAGCAGGTACTGGGTGGGCACCAGCCACGACTTcctgagagggagagatgaggctTTGACTCATTTGATTGCAGCAGTCAACCCATCAGACACAATATAAAACATAAAGTAAACGTATCAGTCTTATAAATCATTGTCTTACCGGCGTCCAAACCCGGTCAGGTAGAGCGCGTCAACCAGCGGGGCCCACAGCAGCTTGAGACTGAAGGGCCAGAAGACAAAGCTGAAGAAGGCCTGGTCCTTGTAGCTGACGTTCTTACTCTGCAGGATGAGAGGGATGCTCCCGGCCAGGCCCAGAGGGATGCCCTGGAGGACATACAGGAAGAGCAGCAGAGATACGTTCCCCAGCTCCCCTCTGATCCCAGGTTGCACACTGGGATGTCCGTTGTTCTCCGTGTCAGATCCTTGAAGCAAcgcttccccctcctcctccaggtcagGGGTGGTGTTGTGAACCCTGTTCCCGTCCCTCATGTCCCCCTGGGGGACAGCGGGTTTCCTCTGCCGCCCGTTCTTATGTGTGACCGAGTCAGATAGCTCCATTGTGGAGCCGCGGGCATCAAACCAGCTGTGCCCTCTGGAAACCTGGAGAGGAAGGATGCAGGCAGGggttagtcattttctattaggaAACATATCTGCTTTGTT
It contains:
- the LOC120018032 gene encoding acetyl-coenzyme A transporter 1-like isoform X2 gives rise to the protein MELSDSVTHKNGRQRKPAVPQGDMRDGNRVHNTTPDLEEEGEALLQGSDTENNGHPSVQPGIRGELGNVSLLLFLYVLQGIPLGLAGSIPLILQSKNVSYKDQAFFSFVFWPFSLKLLWAPLVDALYLTGFGRRKSWLVPTQYLLGLFMLYLSVTVDTLLESDEGQGPDVMTLTAVFFMLAFLAATQDIAVDGWALTMLSRENVGYASTCNSVGQTAGYFLGNVLFLALESADFCNKYLRAEPKETGIVTLSDFLFFWGVVFLVSTTLVAVLKKENARGQHGRKKVREETQSVMETYKLLVSIIKMPAVFTFCSLLLTAKMGFSAADAVTGLKLVEAGVPKEQLALLAVPMVPLQVLLPLIISKYTAGPRPLDIFYKAFPFRLLIGLGYAVLVWWTPSLKQEGGFPLYYYTIVLFSYALHQVALYSMYVACMAFHAKVSDPVIGGTYMTLLNTVTNLGGNWPSTLALWMVDPLTSKECQGAAGQSCGSPEETGLCVKEGGVCVTSLDGYYVESVVCVLIGLTWWVWLGKRMRRLQDQSPAAWRCRIGQ